The following is a genomic window from Verrucosispora sp. WMMD573.
TCGACCGTCGCCGACGTCCCGTCCACCGGCCCGGCATCGGACTGCGGGTCCGGGCCGGCCGGGCCGCAGGCGTCGGTCAGGGCGGCGAACACCGCGTTCGGGCTCGGCTCGGGCACCTCGTACACGGTCGTGCCGGGCCAGATCACCGCGTCGGCCAACCAGCGGTCGGCTCGGGTGACCGCCACCGCGGTGTCCACCTCGTTGAGCATGGCGAGCAGGTCCACCACGTCCTCAGCGAGCGCGCTGCGCCAGTCCACCGGGTCGACACCGGGCGGCGTCCAGGCGATCGGCGCGAGCAGCGCCACCACCACTCGTCGGGCCATTCACCGACCCTACCGCTGCGGCACCGAAGGCCCGACGGTCTGTCAAGGGGCGCCGGCGACGGCCGCCACGCCCTCCAGATAGCCGCGCGCCCGTTCAGTCTTGGGGTACCTGCCGACCAGTGCCCAGAACTGCGCGTTGTGACTGGACACGATGAGGTGGACCAGCTCGTGCAACAGCACATAGTCGATCACCCAGTCCGGCATCTCCTGAATCCGGTGGGACAGCCGGATCGAACGGTCCGCCGGGGTGCAGGAGCCCCACCGCCCGTTCTGGTTGCTCACCCACCGGACGCTGGCCGGCAGGGCCTGGTCGCCGTACTCGGTGAGGTAGAGCTTGATCAGCCGACTGGCGCGGGCGAGCAGTTCGGCGTCGGAGCGGACCAGGCGCCCCTCACGGGCCGCCAGCCGGGCGAGCATCCGGTCAACCCACTCGCTCTCCTCGGCCCGGGAGAACTGGTCGGGAATGAGGACCACGACCCGCTCCCCGTCGCGGTAGGCGGACACCGTACGTCGCCGACGCTGGCTGCGCCGTACCTCGACGACCGGCTTCCGCGGCCCTGCCATCAGTGGACCGCGCAGCCTCGGTTTGCTGTCACGTTGGCAAGCTAATGCGTTGTGACCAGGGGTCCGCAAGAGTCAACGCCCCGACACGCGTCCGGAAAATGGGGATTGGTCGCCAGGAGTCCCGAAAAAATTCTTGCCGGACCCGGGGACAGCCGTCACGGTCACCCTTCGTGGTGGCCGCCGAGGTGTCACACCCGGGCCGACAAACACGCTAAGTGATCATTGCTGTGGAGCTCAAATCGGGGTCCACGCCCCCGCTCGACCCCCTCACCAGCGCAATTGCGGGATGCTGGTCGGCGTGTCCCCGGCAAACTGACTGATCTGACGCAATTCGGCGTGCACACTCTCGACGTCGCCTTGCTCACAGTGGCAATGCGCAGCTGACATGGAACCGCCCACACCTGGGTAGGGTCCGCCAACCGGCGGTCACGTAGGTGG
Proteins encoded in this region:
- a CDS encoding M48 family metallopeptidase yields the protein MAGPRKPVVEVRRSQRRRRTVSAYRDGERVVVLIPDQFSRAEESEWVDRMLARLAAREGRLVRSDAELLARASRLIKLYLTEYGDQALPASVRWVSNQNGRWGSCTPADRSIRLSHRIQEMPDWVIDYVLLHELVHLIVSSHNAQFWALVGRYPKTERARGYLEGVAAVAGAP